tccattggccaagtcgTCAAGAAGTCTGCTATTAATGTTATCAGACTCTCCACGGGCTGGTTTGGACTCAACAGCTGCCTTTAAAGCATTGAGATCTGGTAGTTGAGGCACAGGTGGAGCCTTGGCTGCATCTATCATGTTCCTCGTATGCGCTGCTGCTGACGCCGATGCATGGATACTCAGTCGCCtggtcttcttgtttttgttAGATCTATTGTTGTATGGGTTTGGTACCAGTAGGTTATCCAGGTCTCTTGATTCTGCTGTTCGAGGAGCAAACGCATTGGCATTGGCATATGGATTGTTCAGTTTCTCACTGCTAGATGGAAGCTTCCAAGGAGCCCTGCTTTTACGATGGGCAGCCTTTGCATCAAAATCCATTATGTGTTATGTAGAAAGCTATGTTGATTTGAATATTTGGATTTCAAAATGCGCACCGTAACTAAATAAACTAGGGAAAATTTTCTTCTAGTTAATATCTACAAGCTCAAATGTCATTATCAAGTACGGAGCTAAATTACTTGGTATGGAGGTATTTGCAGGAGTCAGGCAATGAGCTTGCGGCATATGCATTTGATAAGGAAACTCTGTGCCTGGAGTTCGAAAAAAACAAGGCGACTGAAGTTTTTTCTAAAATTGAACCAGGTtacttggtcaacttggtACAGAAAGGAATACTTTATTCATTGACCGAAGCTGACGCTAGAGATGAAACCACACGACCTGAGATATTGACTTTCTTTGGTTCCCTCCtaaaggaagaaaagttcaTAGAATTGTCAAAGACTCTTCCTACTACAAACGACGCAGATGTGGAAATGCGACCAGCAGAAGCAAATGGAGGTGTCAAACACGAGATATCTGATGTCTTCCACACTCAGAGAGTATCGCCAACAATACAGTTTGACCAGAGTTCTTTCTCCAAGTGGCATCCTTCCACCAATGTATTGGCTTATGTCAAGGCAGATTCAAGCCTATTGATAAGTGCAATAAGTGGTGATAAAATAGCTGAAAGTGCTTTCCTAAAAGGCCCTGGTCTTGAAAATGTATGTGACTTGACGGCCGTTTCCTGGTCACCATTGGGTAATTTAATTGCAACTGCCAACCTTGTGGGTGATCTTTCCTTATGGTCCCCAGACGGTCGATTAAGGAACATCGCCAAAGGTGCTATTCCCCACGAAGAAGGCACCAAGCCAGAAGTCATATTAGACATCAAGTGGTCCCCAAATGGCCAATATTTCCTCACTGGCGGTTCCAATGGAAAAATATGCTTATGGAATGGCTCCACATTAAAATTGATTCAAACCGTCACTCACTCCAGCAAGGCATCTTCCGAAGGCTGGTCAACATGCTGGCTAGATGACCTAAGGTTTACCGTGTCTTGTAAGAGTAATACTATCAAGGTCAACCTCATTGATAACTCCAACGATTTCACTGACGCTAATACCGTTATCAAAACTATTGGCGAATTAAGGGGACACGAAGGTCCAGCCTCAGCTTTGTCGTTTAACAATGCTCTGAAATTGCTTATATCATATTCGAATAGCGATAACTTGATTAAGTTATGGCTGCTGAACTCCCCTGCATCTGAATCCACTGTCTTAAGAGACGAACACAAGATATTACCAGTTGTCTTACTATCATGGTTCCCTCAGGAACTTAATAGTGATTTGATCAGTGTATCGATAAATGGAACCATACGAACGTGGTCGTTGGACAAAGAGTCGCCCACCGACTCTGTAAATATCTTCAGGGATGATTCATGCTACaactttgatgataaagaACCGCTCAAAAACAATGGCTCTATCGTATACGCAGCAGAGTTGTCCCCGGATGGGAAATGGCTCGCGTTGGGAGACGACGCCGGAAGGGTTAGTATTTGGGACGTGAGCGTATCACCCAGGTGTAAGGGAATATTTGACCAGCATGATTTTGACGGTTCTATCTTAAATGCCGAGTCTGGTAACGGGATCTCATTCATAAGTTGGAACCAGGGTAGCGACAACTTGAGTGTTTCTTTTCACGGAGCTCCCAgtgtcatcatcaactggAACGCATAACAAAACCTACTGTATTATAGTATCATTTCGATGGCACAAAATCTTGTATTATTAGTTATTTTAATTGATTGAATTACATTAGCTTAAGCggtggcagcagcagtggcagcagcagcagcagcctGCGCAGCCCTCAATTGTGGGTTCACCGCTGGGAAAAGAAGGTCTAAGTAGCAAGTACCCAAGGAGAAAATAGCAAGAACAACTCTCAACAAAGGAGGTTGAGTTGCAGCTTCATCGCCCGAGGAAGGCTTGTTCGTTGGTTCATTCAAGTAAGATTGTACTGCCAAAAACACCGCTGCCCAGGATAACATTTTGTTTCTCATGAACATAGCGGCCATAGGCAACGATTGGGAAATCATGGAAGAAGCTTCACCCCGAGGTTTTGCTGGGAAATGGTGGTAACTAGAAGGGTTAGTACAAAagcatcatcatccaagtttttATTCGCACATACGGAACCACTTTGTCTTCTCTTACTTTGGACATAATTGTGGAGTGGAGTTTTTTCGTCGATAAGTTTTTCGATAAGTTTTCCGCGATCAGATTTTTCATTGTGTATAGAGCTACTTATTATATGATATCTTTTTGATGATAGTAATGGCATACTAGAAGTACAATGAACTCAAATGTGTACTTGGCTGTA
Above is a window of Yamadazyma tenuis chromosome 1, complete sequence DNA encoding:
- a CDS encoding uncharacterized protein (COG:B; EggNog:ENOG503NXE8); protein product: MSLSSTELNYLVWRYLQESGNELAAYAFDKETSCSEFEKNKATEVFSKIEPGYLVNLVQKGILYSLTEADARDETTRPEILTFFGSLLKEEKFIELSKTLPTTNDADVEMRPAEANGGVKHEISDVFHTQRVSPTIQFDQSSFSKWHPSTNVLAYVKADSSLLISAISGDKIAESAFLKGPGLENVCDLTAVSWSPLGNLIATANLVGDLSLWSPDGRLRNIAKGAIPHEEGTKPEVILDIKWSPNGQYFLTGGSNGKICLWNGSTLKLIQTVTHSSKASSEGWSTCWLDDLRFTVSCKSNTIKVNLIDNSNDFTDANTVIKTIGELRGHEGPASALSFNNASKLLISYSNSDNLIKLWSSNSPASESTVLRDEHKILPVVLLSWFPQELNSDLISVSINGTIRTWSLDKESPTDSVNIFRDDSCYNFDDKEPLKNNGSIVYAAELSPDGKWLALGDDAGRVSIWDVSVSPRCKGIFDQHDFDGSILNAESGNGISFISWNQGSDNLSVSFHGAPSVIINWNA
- a CDS encoding uncharacterized protein (EggNog:ENOG503P55S; COG:S), translating into MSKVREDKVVPYHHFPAKPRGEASSMISQSLPMAAMFMRNKMLSWAAVFLAVQSYLNEPTNKPSSGDEAATQPPLLRVVLAIFSLGTCYLDLLFPAVNPQLRAAQAAAAAATAAATA